The proteins below come from a single Pedosphaera parvula Ellin514 genomic window:
- a CDS encoding YciI family protein, giving the protein MSELTPKSDYMLLFRGTNWGDKLSPEQIQQVASDWMAWFQRLTQEGKVSSGHPLMNEGKVVSGKKGRTVADGPFAEAKEAVGGYFYLHVDGMDEALEIARQCPGLDYGAIVEVRPVAEKCMMRERALELASGAGQLAGANA; this is encoded by the coding sequence ATGAGCGAACTAACTCCTAAATCCGATTACATGTTGTTATTCCGCGGCACTAACTGGGGTGACAAACTTTCCCCGGAACAGATTCAACAGGTGGCATCAGATTGGATGGCCTGGTTTCAACGGTTGACGCAGGAAGGAAAGGTTTCCTCCGGTCACCCGCTGATGAATGAAGGCAAGGTAGTTTCCGGCAAGAAGGGCCGGACGGTGGCCGACGGTCCTTTCGCAGAGGCGAAAGAAGCGGTGGGTGGTTATTTTTACCTGCACGTGGATGGCATGGATGAAGCGCTGGAAATCGCCAGGCAATGTCCCGGTCTTGACTACGGCGCGATCGTCGAAGTGCGGCCAGTTGCCGAGAAGTGCATGATGCGTGAGCGCGCTTTGGAACTTGCCTCGGGTGCGGGACAGCTTGCCGGTGCGAATGCTTGA
- a CDS encoding RNA polymerase sigma factor — MSQTADITTPPPTGDISRLADHLFRHEAGKLVSVLTGIFGFERLQLAEDVVQEALIRALQTWPYYGIPRNPAAWLTQTAKNLALDVIRREKLFLEKQSQITTFMEQWSAEPSAGDAALLDNEIKDDGLRMMFVCCHPLVPADDQVALTLKTLCGFSPLEIAKAFLTTEAAIAKRLTRAKQKIRDARIPFEIPTGEELTRRLDNVLQSLYLLFNEGYKASSGEKLVREEVCYEAIRLTVLLAEHAAGNQPKTHALLALMLLNSARNPTRLDGQGNLLRLKEQDRTRWDQRMIALGMFHLAQSAAGEEITEYHLQAGIAACHCAAKDYASTDWRQILALYDQLMEFDHSPVIALNRAVVVANIHGPGAGVEAVEAIQNQEKLDSYYLLYAVLGEFESQLNDPLAAAGYFRKSLQLAETKSEQQFLSKRFRDCEEQIPA, encoded by the coding sequence ATGAGTCAGACTGCTGACATCACAACTCCGCCGCCAACCGGTGACATTTCCCGGTTGGCGGATCATCTCTTCCGTCACGAGGCGGGAAAGTTGGTGTCCGTGCTCACGGGCATCTTCGGCTTCGAGCGGTTGCAGTTGGCGGAGGACGTGGTGCAGGAAGCTTTGATCCGGGCGTTACAGACCTGGCCTTATTATGGCATTCCCAGGAACCCTGCCGCATGGTTGACGCAAACGGCGAAGAATTTGGCGCTGGATGTCATCCGACGGGAAAAGCTCTTTCTCGAGAAGCAATCGCAAATCACGACGTTCATGGAGCAATGGTCGGCTGAACCTTCTGCAGGGGATGCGGCATTGCTGGACAATGAAATCAAGGATGACGGCTTGCGAATGATGTTCGTCTGCTGTCATCCGTTGGTTCCGGCAGACGATCAGGTCGCCCTTACGTTGAAAACATTGTGCGGGTTCAGCCCGTTGGAAATTGCCAAAGCGTTTCTGACGACGGAAGCGGCGATTGCCAAGCGGTTGACGCGGGCGAAGCAAAAGATTCGCGATGCCCGGATCCCTTTTGAAATACCAACAGGCGAAGAGTTGACGCGGCGGTTGGATAATGTGTTGCAATCGCTCTACTTGCTTTTTAATGAAGGATACAAGGCCTCGAGCGGCGAAAAACTGGTGCGGGAAGAAGTTTGTTACGAGGCGATCCGGCTGACGGTTTTGCTGGCGGAACATGCGGCGGGTAATCAGCCGAAGACGCATGCATTGCTGGCGTTGATGTTGTTGAACAGTGCGCGCAATCCGACACGGCTGGATGGACAGGGCAATTTGTTGCGCTTGAAAGAGCAGGACCGGACGCGTTGGGATCAACGGATGATTGCACTCGGCATGTTTCACCTCGCGCAATCGGCTGCGGGTGAGGAGATCACCGAGTATCATCTGCAGGCCGGCATTGCGGCCTGTCACTGTGCGGCAAAGGATTATGCATCCACGGATTGGCGGCAAATCCTGGCGCTATATGATCAACTGATGGAGTTCGATCATTCGCCGGTCATCGCTCTCAATCGCGCGGTCGTGGTGGCAAACATTCACGGGCCGGGCGCGGGTGTGGAAGCGGTTGAAGCGATTCAGAACCAGGAAAAACTGGATTCGTATTACCTGCTCTATGCTGTGCTGGGCGAATTCGAATCACAGTTGAATGATCCGCTGGCTGCGGCCGGATATTTCCGGAAGTCGCTGCAACTGGCGGAGACCAAGTCGGAGCAGCAGTTTCTTTCCAAGAGATTTCGCGATTGCGAGGAGCAGATTCCGGCTTGA